In a genomic window of Staphylococcus taiwanensis:
- a CDS encoding ribosomal L7Ae/L30e/S12e/Gadd45 family protein — protein sequence MSNEKVARFNKQHFVVGLKETLKALKKDQVASLIIAQDVEVHLMAHVFSLINHKNIPITYFQSKQALGKYVGINVNATIVALLNEN from the coding sequence ATGTCTAATGAAAAAGTTGCACGCTTTAACAAACAACACTTTGTAGTTGGTCTTAAAGAAACGCTTAAAGCGTTAAAGAAAGATCAAGTTGCATCGTTGATTATTGCTCAAGACGTAGAAGTCCATTTAATGGCTCACGTATTTAGTTTAATCAATCATAAAAACATACCAATCACATATTTTCAAAGTAAACAAGCTTTAGGTAAATATGTCGGTATTAATGTAAATGCGACAATTGTTGCATTGCTGAATGAGAATTAG